From Ancylobacter pratisalsi, one genomic window encodes:
- a CDS encoding DUF2155 domain-containing protein, giving the protein MRSFLCAAVALLALSGPLAAQQSWQGGVEAQPLAPPPGLPAGPVDNPDSPPGGPGVPSIMEPPVGGEAPRIPAPEQPDVPGQATYGPGGDIEVVQPPEEKIENKTAVFSGLDKITGRIISFDVAVNETVQFGSLRITPHACYTRPSTEKQNTTGFVDIQEITLDGKVQPLFGGWMFASSPGLHGVEHPIYDVWLTDCKQTAPVIASPGPQQ; this is encoded by the coding sequence ATGCGTTCTTTCCTTTGCGCCGCCGTGGCGCTTCTCGCCCTTTCCGGCCCGCTCGCCGCACAGCAGAGCTGGCAGGGCGGTGTCGAGGCGCAGCCGCTGGCGCCCCCGCCGGGACTGCCTGCGGGCCCGGTGGACAATCCCGATTCGCCTCCCGGCGGCCCGGGCGTGCCCTCGATCATGGAGCCGCCGGTCGGTGGAGAGGCGCCCCGCATCCCCGCGCCCGAGCAGCCGGACGTTCCCGGCCAGGCCACCTATGGGCCGGGCGGCGACATCGAGGTGGTTCAGCCGCCCGAGGAGAAGATCGAGAACAAGACCGCTGTGTTCTCCGGCCTCGACAAGATCACCGGCCGCATCATCAGCTTCGACGTCGCGGTCAACGAGACGGTGCAGTTCGGCTCGTTGCGCATCACGCCGCATGCCTGCTACACGCGGCCCTCGACCGAGAAGCAGAACACCACGGGCTTCGTGGACATTCAGGAGATCACGCTCGACGGCAAGGTGCAGCCGCTGTTCGGCGGCTGGATGTTTGCTTCCAGCCCCGGCCTGCACGGTGTCGAGCACCCGATCTATGATGTCTGGCTGACCGACTGCAAGCAGACCGCGCCGGTGATCGCCTCGCCGGGTCCCCAGCAGTAG